ATGGTCCCTTTGAAGTGATGATGGTGCTCTTCCAGGATCTTGTTGACCTTTCTCTTCTTGGCTTCGCTCTGCTTGAGAATCAGGTTGGCCTCTTTGAGCGTATTCACGCATCCGGAACACAGGGTTAAGAGGTCCAGCCCCGCTTCCTCGGCCAGACAAAGGTTTCGGGCAGCCAGCGCCAACCAGGAATCGTAATGGACGAGCTTCATGCTGGTAGGCGGAGGACAACAAGAAAACGGTAGATCTACCAGTTCTATTCCGAGCCTGTCGCACACGAGGCGAGTAGCGGCTTCAAAGCCGGGATATTTTATTGGGATGGCGCAACCGAGAAACAACGCATACTTCATGATATTCTCTTGGTAACTTCTTGAGTGGCATGGCCGGCAGAGCTAAATCTCGACAACTTCCTCCAAGCCGGTTTTTTTCAGAATCTTCCGCACCTCCTCGACGGGCGCAGGCGGCAGAGGCGCAAGTCCATGATGCGCCCTCATCTCGTCGAGCTGGTGCACGATCATCGAGCGCCCCGTTTTGGCCAGCAGCTCAATCGCCACACCGAGCCGGCTGGGTATATTGCCTCTACGAGCCGCGGAATTGCGCAGGGCTACAAGGAGATCCGAGATTGGGATTTTCTGCGGACATCGGTCTTCACAGACGTTGCAGGTGCAGCAAAGCCAGATTTTTTCGTCCTCAACCACCTCGTCGTGTCCCAGGTTGAGACACTTAAGGATGGCGCCCCTGGGACCGATCGCGGGAGCCACCTGCATCGCGGGGCATGAACCGGTGCAACGAGCACATTGGTAGCACTCGTAAAGATCTTCTCTCGGAAAGTGTTTCCAGATCTTTATGGTTGTCATGTTGTTTCGCTCTTCTTGATCAGCGATTTTCTGAGCTTTTCAGCCGCGCTTTGAATCTCTTTGCGCGAGACCTTTTGCAATCCCTGCTCCATTTCCTGGATCACGCGTGCGAACTGGGCCCCTTCGGCCGCGGAAACCCAGGCCAGTCTCAGCCGGTCCTTATTTATCCCGAGCTTCTCCATCCGCTTCCAATACTTTTCGACCCTTCGGGCGGTGTTCTGATTGGCGTTGTTGTAATGACAATCCGCCGGATGGCAGCCTGAAACCAGCACCGCGCCGGCCCCCTGCAAAAACGCCTTTTCAATCCAGCGCGGTGATACCCGAGCTGAGCACATGGTCCGTATGATTCGGACATTGTGAGGATACTGTATTCTCGAAACGCCGGCGAAGTCGGCCCCAGCATAAGAACACCAGTTACATGCAAACGCCAGGATTTTGTTGTGAGGATCATGCGCCAGAGCCATATCGATTTGGCTAACTATTTGATCTTCAGTGAAGTGTGTTTGGTCTATAGCCTGGAATCGACATTCGGGCACGCATGCTCCGCAGCCCTGGCATGCCGCTTCTATGACCCGAAAATAGCCCTGTTCCTTGCCGCCTTCAATTGCATGGTACGGGCATACCCTCGCGCACAAGCCGCACGCGGTGCACTTGTCAGGGTCGATCTTCGCCGTTACCGCGGGTACTTTGACCTCCCCTTTGCTCATGAGAATATTAGCCCGGGAGGCAGCCGCGGATGCCTGAGTTACCGAATCCTTTATGTCTTTGGGACCTTCTGCCGCTCCTGCCAGGAATACCCCGCCAGTGGTGGTGTCCACAGGTCGGAGCTTCGGGTGAGCCTCCATGTAGAATCCGTCCGTATCAGTGGCAAGGTTCAAGAGCCGCTGGAGCACCCCTGCGTCTTTATGAGGCATGATGCCCACGGAAAGGATTACCATGTCCATAGTGTACCGATACGGATTTCCCAGAAGAGTGTTTTCCCCGAGCAACGTGAGGTTGTCGGTACTGATATCTTCAATGATCTCGCCCGGTATACCGCGGATAAAAGTCACGCCCTCGCGTCTCGCCCGCTGGAAGAGGTCCTCAAACCCTTTGCCAAAGGCTCGGATGTCTATGTAGAAAACGTAGATCTCGGTCTCAGGCCAGTGTTCCTTTATGAGAAGAGCGTCCTTGATTGTGTTCATGCAGCAAACATTGCTGCAATACGGATTGCTGCGCTTGCTCCGGGAGCCTATACACTGAAGAAACGCAACCCTTTGAGGGCGTTTGCGGTCCGACGGCCGAATAAGCTCCCCGGAAGACGGGCCGCCTGCATTGATCAGCCGCTCGAATTCCAATGTGGTGATCACATTCGGGAATTTGCCGTATCCGAGTTCGGTTAGAGAAGTGGGATCGTAAACATCGACGCCGGTGGCCACTACGATGGTCCCCACGTTGATTTCCAGCATCTCGTCCCTGGCGGAAAAGTCGATGCACTTGTGAGAGCAAGCCTGAAAACATCGGTCACAGGCCACGATGCCCTGATTGTTGAGGCAGCGGTCCATGTCGATAAGAAAGGTGGACGGCACAGCCTGCGCAAACGGAATATAAATCCCATGGCGAATGGTCAAACCCGCGTTGAACTCGTCCGGGGCCAACTGAGGACATGCTTGAATGCAGTCACCGCAGGCGGTGCACTCTTTCGTAACGTACCGGGCCCTTTTCAGCACTTGCACCCGAAAGTTGCCAATATGACCCTGAACCTCCTTGACCTCCGCCAGAGTCAACAATTCAATATTCGGATGACGGCCCACTTCGCTCATTTTCGGCGCGAGTATGCAGATGGAGCAATCCATGGTGGGGAAAGTCTTGTCTATTTGAGCCATGCGGCCGCCGATACTGCCGGTCCTCTCTATTAGATATACCTGGTAGCCCGCGTCGGCCAGGTCGAGTGCCGCCTGAATCCCTGCTACGCCGCCTCCGATGACCATCGCCTTACGAGCCACCGGAACGGTCAACTCGAACTGCGGCTTCAATCTTGCGGCCCTGGCTACAGCCATTTCCACCAGATTCTTGGCTTTTTCCGTGGCCGCGTCCTTTTCGTGGAGATGCACCCACGAGCAGTGCTCTCGGATATTTGCCATTTCAAGCAGGTACGGGTTCAAACCTGCGCTTTCGCATGCGGCTCTGAACGTAGGCTCGTGCAATCTAGGCGTGCAGGAAGCAACCACCACGCGGTTCAAATTGTGTTCCTTGATGTCGGCTTTGATCTGTTCCTGGCCAGGCTCCGAGCAGGTGTACAAGGAGTCTTTGGCCAGAGCGACACCAGGCAGAAGCCGGGCGTGTTCCGCGACCTCCTCACATCGTACCGTGCCTCCGATGTTCTTGCCGCAGTGGCAAACATATACGCCGATTCGCAGGTCGTTAGAGTCGGCGTACTTGGGTGTTTCTTCGGTTTTCTCTTTCAATTCAACTGTGTCCTCCGGCAATCCGTCTGGTCCGTCGGGAAAACCTCTCTGTAACGTCGGTCGAGCGCCGCTTTTCGGCTTCCGGCTCAAGCGGGTCGGAAGTTTTATTGTCTGGGTCAAGGGCCCTCGGCGTGCGAGCGCCCGAACTGGTGATTTCATTCGAACGTGGCTCCCGGTTTGGAAAGCCGTGGGATTGCCACCCAGGCCGACTGTCTGTTGAAAGGCCGAGTCAGCGGCCCTCGGGTGGCCGGCACCGACTTCCCGGATATCAAGACAATTCAATGAACTCCGGGATTTCTTTCTGTTCCGGCCAAAACCTTTTGCCCGTATTCATAACCCAAATCAAAGGCCGAGATGTTAAGGTCCTCGGTTCCCGCGGGGATCGAGGCCATCACAGCCGCTTTCATCGCCTCGTAACCGACTACTCCTGACAGCGCGGTGACGGCTCCAAGCATCACGATGTTGGCGGCGATCTTTTTCCCCATTTCTTCGGCGATGCGTGTGGAAGGCACTCTGTAGACCGTTATACCTTCCGGCTCCACGTTCAGGTTAACCAGGTCCCGATCCAGGATCAGCATGCCATGGGCGCGGATGGAATTTCCGTACGTTTGTAACGCCCCCTGGCTCATTATCACCAGCACGTCCGGCTGCCCGACTTTGGGATAGTGTATGGTTTCATCCGATATGACCACGTCCGCGCTGCACGAGCCCCCCCGTGCCTCCGGGCCGTAGTTCTGTGTAAAAACAGCGTTCTTCCTCTCAAAAAGAGCGGCGGCCTTTCCGAGAATGTGGCCTGAAAGGATTATGCCCTGTCCTCCGAATCCCGCGAGCCTTATTTCCTGTTTCACGGTCATGCGGATCTGCCCTTTTCCTTGCCTTTCAGTTTGGCCTTGGCTCGAGCGACGACCATGCCGGCGTAATTCTCCATAAAGTCCGGCCGAACGGTGTCCACGAACGTTCCGACCACTATTTTGCCCCTCAGGCGGATTTCCACGTCGCTTGGGTCGGCCCCATTGCGGACCTCCGACATCTCTCTGTAATAACGCATTTCATCGAGGCCTGCCCCGAGCTTGTTGGGCCGACCGTAACCTGTCGGGCAAGGAGCAATGACTTCTATAAACGTGAACCCCTTCTTGTCAAATGCCTGGGAAATGGAATGCACGAGTTGTCTCGGATGAAACGTCGTCCATCTAGCCACGTAAATGGCGCCGGCCGCGTGGGCCACGTGTGGTAAATTAAACCCCGGTTCAGCGTTGCCCAACGGTGTAGTGGATGTCTTGGCCTCCAGAGGGGTAGTCGGCGCAACCTGCCCTCCGGTCATTCCAAAATTGAAGTTGTTTACACAAATCACCTTCAGGTTTACGTTACGGCGGGCCGCGTGGATGAGATGGTTCCCGCCGATAGCGAAGAGGTCGCCGTCGCCGGAAAATACCGTCACGTTAAGATCGGGTTTGGCTAGCGCCAGTCCCGTCGCGAACGGGATCGCTCTTCCGTGGGTGGTGTGGTATGAATCCATGTCCAGGTACCCGGCAACCCTGCCCGTGCAACCGATGCCGGACACCACGGCACACTCGTCCACCGGAATGCCTTTGCGCCGTATGCTTTCAATGAAGCACGTCAAAACCACTCCCAGACCGCAGCCTGCACACCAGATATGAGGAATCCTGCCGGGTTTCAGATACTTGTCATCCGGATGCAGGCCGTGGTCCTTCTGAATTATCTCATCGGCAGCTTGTAAATCGAAAGGTTTCAGATCCCTGAGGCGTACTTTCATGGGGTCTCCCCGTGAATTGTTGTATCAGATGTACTCTCCCGCAGCATCCGCGATCTCCTCGGGCGTGTGGATGGACCCGCCCATCAAGGCCATGAGTACCGTTTCAGCCTTACCCTGTGCAGTCCGTTCCACCTCGTAGGCCATCTGTCCATAATTGATTTCCGGGACTATGAACGCCTTAACTCGGCCTGCCAGGCTCCGGATCAGGTTGGAAGGAAAAGGCCAAAGAGTGACCAGTCGCAACAGGCCGACTTTGTGTCCCCGTTTTATGAGGTCTTCCACCGCCTGGCGGCCGACCCGTGAAGCGCAGCCATAAGCCACCACGACCACCTGCGCATCATCAAGGCCCACGCCGTCAACCTGGATGATCTTGTCCGCGTTTTTTCGTATCTTGTCCACCAGATGGCGGACGTTTCGTTCCTGAACATCGGCTGTTATATCCGGGTAGCCCCGTTCGTCGTGGGTGAGCCCTGTCACGTGAACGTGATAACCCTGTCCCACTACGGCCATTGGTGCCGGCATGCGACCGGTTGTCTCGAAGGGCAAATAATCCCTGGGCGACTGACTGGGGCTTACACGTGCAACGACTTTTAGCTCTTCCCGTTTTGGAATGACGACCTTTTCCGTCATGTGGCCGACTACCTCGTCCGACATGACAAATACGGGCTGCCGATATATCTCGGATAGGTTAAAAGCCTGCACGGTCAGGTCAAAGCATTCCTGGGGTGAAGAAGGAGCGAGCGCTATGCAGCCGTAGTCCCCGTGAGAGCCCCATCGAGCCTGCATCACGTCCGCTTGTCCAACGAGCGTCGGCAAACCAGTGGAGGGCCCCCCGCGCTGGACGTTGACAACCACACATGGTGTTTCCGTCATCATGCCCAGGCCGACATTTTCCATCATAAGAGAAAATCCGGGCCCTGACGTTGACGTCATGGATTTCACCCCGCCCCATGAAGCGCCCAATATGGCCGCCATGGACCCAATCTCGTCTTCCATTTGGATATAGACTCCTCCGACTTCGGGAAGCCGCCGAGCCATGCGCTCCGCGATCTCGGTAGCCGGAGTGATCGGATAACCTGCAAAAAACCGGCAGCCCGCAGCAATGCCGCCTTCGGCACAAGCTGCATCGCCGTGTATAAAATGCTCTCCGCTGAGAATGTCCTTGTCCGCCATGTAACAGTCCTAACAAATGAAAGCCGCAGTACAAGCCGAGGCATTACCGACAATTAGAATGGAAGAAGCCCACAGGAGATCGAAAACTCAATAGGATTTGCCTAATACATGGGGAAATTTTCTTAATTAAGAAATTTTCCCGGTGCTCTTGTCGAAAAAACTTCTCATCTTATTCGCTGTGCGGTGCCGGCTGCCGGCGCTGCAAAGCGAACAGAGTACAGAAGTTTTTGGAGAGGGGTGCGGGGAGGACCTTTTTACAAAAAGGTCCTCCCCCCATTCTTCAACTCCTCAATCCTGCTCAAGACTACTTCTTTCTATATCTCTGGTCCTTTCGCGAGTAACGGGTGGTCACCTTCTGGATGTCATCTTCCGTAATCTTTTTAGCGGCTTTCAGCTCGGTGAAGATAGCGAATTCCGGACATATCAGGCTGCACAGTCCGCAGTCAACGCAGTCTTCGGCCTGAAATGCCAGTTCAGGCGGATGGTAGCCCTTTACGTTGAAGCGTTGGCTCTCCTTCAGGCATTCGTTAGGACAAAACTCGATACAGAACCCGCAACCCTTGCAACGATCCTCAATAATATGGACCGTTCCGTGAGGCATGGAATGAGCCTCGGCATCAAGAGGCAACCGCCAAAATTTCATAGGCTAAGCTCCATTGGAGACTGTCTATAAGGCTTTCAGTATAAATGTTTTTCGTCAGGAGTCAATTCGTCCTCCGAAGCGCCCTTATCCGAAAAGGCCCAGCAGCTTCTTCATGAAGGGCAGGCGCGTCCCGTACGGGGCATATCGAAGGTTTACGTCAAGCCAAAACGGTCTTTTGAGAATTGATTTTTGGTTCGAAAATGTGTCGAATCCCGCCTTACCGTGGTACCGTCCCATACCGCTGTCTCCCACGCCGCCGAAGGGCAGGGATCGCGTGGAGAGATGGACGACCGTGTCGTTGACACAGCCGCCGCCCGACGAAGTCTCACGAAGGACCCGTTCCTTGGTCTCGCTATTGTCGGAGAAAAGGTAAAGGGACAGCGGTTTAGGGCGACTGTTGACCATCTCGATTGCCTGGGACAAGGTTTCGTACTCCACCACCGGCAGAATGGGACCGAAAATCTCCGATTCCATGACCTTGTGATCCATCGACACGTTATCAATGACAGTGGGCGCGATGTATTTGTCGCCCGGATCTGTTTTTCCGCCGATTATTATGTCCCCTTCCGACATTAGGCCGGACAGGCGTTCAAAGTGCTTGCTGTTGACGATCCTGGAGTAGTCCGGGCTCGCTTGGGGATTTTCGCCGTAGAACTTGGTTATGCAATCCTTTATGGTTTCGAGCAGATCTTTCTTGA
This sequence is a window from Desulfomonile tiedjei. Protein-coding genes within it:
- a CDS encoding 4Fe-4S dicluster domain-containing protein, with the translated sequence MTTIKIWKHFPREDLYECYQCARCTGSCPAMQVAPAIGPRGAILKCLNLGHDEVVEDEKIWLCCTCNVCEDRCPQKIPISDLLVALRNSAARRGNIPSRLGVAIELLAKTGRSMIVHQLDEMRAHHGLAPLPPAPVEEVRKILKKTGLEEVVEI
- a CDS encoding 2-oxoacid:ferredoxin oxidoreductase subunit beta — translated: MKVRLRDLKPFDLQAADEIIQKDHGLHPDDKYLKPGRIPHIWCAGCGLGVVLTCFIESIRRKGIPVDECAVVSGIGCTGRVAGYLDMDSYHTTHGRAIPFATGLALAKPDLNVTVFSGDGDLFAIGGNHLIHAARRNVNLKVICVNNFNFGMTGGQVAPTTPLEAKTSTTPLGNAEPGFNLPHVAHAAGAIYVARWTTFHPRQLVHSISQAFDKKGFTFIEVIAPCPTGYGRPNKLGAGLDEMRYYREMSEVRNGADPSDVEIRLRGKIVVGTFVDTVRPDFMENYAGMVVARAKAKLKGKEKGRSA
- a CDS encoding hydrogenase iron-sulfur subunit, whose protein sequence is MKEKTEETPKYADSNDLRIGVYVCHCGKNIGGTVRCEEVAEHARLLPGVALAKDSLYTCSEPGQEQIKADIKEHNLNRVVVASCTPRLHEPTFRAACESAGLNPYLLEMANIREHCSWVHLHEKDAATEKAKNLVEMAVARAARLKPQFELTVPVARKAMVIGGGVAGIQAALDLADAGYQVYLIERTGSIGGRMAQIDKTFPTMDCSICILAPKMSEVGRHPNIELLTLAEVKEVQGHIGNFRVQVLKRARYVTKECTACGDCIQACPQLAPDEFNAGLTIRHGIYIPFAQAVPSTFLIDMDRCLNNQGIVACDRCFQACSHKCIDFSARDEMLEINVGTIVVATGVDVYDPTSLTELGYGKFPNVITTLEFERLINAGGPSSGELIRPSDRKRPQRVAFLQCIGSRSKRSNPYCSNVCCMNTIKDALLIKEHWPETEIYVFYIDIRAFGKGFEDLFQRARREGVTFIRGIPGEIIEDISTDNLTLLGENTLLGNPYRYTMDMVILSVGIMPHKDAGVLQRLLNLATDTDGFYMEAHPKLRPVDTTTGGVFLAGAAEGPKDIKDSVTQASAAASRANILMSKGEVKVPAVTAKIDPDKCTACGLCARVCPYHAIEGGKEQGYFRVIEAACQGCGACVPECRFQAIDQTHFTEDQIVSQIDMALAHDPHNKILAFACNWCSYAGADFAGVSRIQYPHNVRIIRTMCSARVSPRWIEKAFLQGAGAVLVSGCHPADCHYNNANQNTARRVEKYWKRMEKLGINKDRLRLAWVSAAEGAQFARVIQEMEQGLQKVSRKEIQSAAEKLRKSLIKKSETT
- a CDS encoding 2-oxoacid:acceptor oxidoreductase family protein, which produces MTVKQEIRLAGFGGQGIILSGHILGKAAALFERKNAVFTQNYGPEARGGSCSADVVISDETIHYPKVGQPDVLVIMSQGALQTYGNSIRAHGMLILDRDLVNLNVEPEGITVYRVPSTRIAEEMGKKIAANIVMLGAVTALSGVVGYEAMKAAVMASIPAGTEDLNISAFDLGYEYGQKVLAGTERNPGVH
- a CDS encoding ferredoxin family protein is translated as MKFWRLPLDAEAHSMPHGTVHIIEDRCKGCGFCIEFCPNECLKESQRFNVKGYHPPELAFQAEDCVDCGLCSLICPEFAIFTELKAAKKITEDDIQKVTTRYSRKDQRYRKK
- a CDS encoding 2-oxoacid:acceptor oxidoreductase subunit alpha, with amino-acid sequence MADKDILSGEHFIHGDAACAEGGIAAGCRFFAGYPITPATEIAERMARRLPEVGGVYIQMEDEIGSMAAILGASWGGVKSMTSTSGPGFSLMMENVGLGMMTETPCVVVNVQRGGPSTGLPTLVGQADVMQARWGSHGDYGCIALAPSSPQECFDLTVQAFNLSEIYRQPVFVMSDEVVGHMTEKVVIPKREELKVVARVSPSQSPRDYLPFETTGRMPAPMAVVGQGYHVHVTGLTHDERGYPDITADVQERNVRHLVDKIRKNADKIIQVDGVGLDDAQVVVVAYGCASRVGRQAVEDLIKRGHKVGLLRLVTLWPFPSNLIRSLAGRVKAFIVPEINYGQMAYEVERTAQGKAETVLMALMGGSIHTPEEIADAAGEYI